From the genome of Ciona intestinalis chromosome 4, KH, whole genome shotgun sequence:
ACTTTTATTTGCTGGGTTTCCAACTCATTCATTCTCTTCATAAATTTTTCCTGTTCCTGTGATTTCCATAATTCAAGTTGGATTGCGGCTTTGTACTCGTTGCTTTCTCTTGGATTTTCAGGCTCAGGTTTCTCCTTTAGGTTTGGTTTCGGAATATTTTGTTGATCAGAGGCCTGGGAAGACTGCTTCTGTTGTGGGCGAATGATATTCTGGTCTAGCACTTGACCAAGATCCTCAAATGTTGCAATAAGGTTGAGATCAGCAATTCGCTTTTTGGTGTTGGTTAGAACAGGAATAGCTCCTCTTCGAGTTTGTCGAATTCCTTGCACTTTGTTTCCATTCTGATTGATTTGAATTTTAACCTTTTCTGTAGTAAGAAGCTCACTCAAGGTTAGGATGGATGTTCCAAGCAAAACATCATCAGTCTCCTTATCTCGGTGCCATAATTCAAGTGTGATAGGTAAACTTCGAAATGTTCCAGTGAGCAGCTTATGTGTACAAGCAAAGTCAAACACACATAATGAGCGAGGAACTATAACATCTGAATTCTTGAAAACTTGGACAGGTCCAGTCATTACAGGTGCAAAACTGCCAAAGAATGGATATGAATATTTTACGAACACATTACAAGCATGTGGCAGAGCTAAAACAGAGATGGTTTTGATATCAAGTGAAAACCGAAAATGTTGGGTTGGACCCGGAATGTCTGTATGTGTTTCTGTTGTAGCCAAGCTGTTGTCTTCAACTGTAAGCATCTGTGGGGGTGGAGGAGTGGATTGTGGATCTTTAGCAGCAGTGCTTTGATGCGATCGTTCGGAATGAATGCTTGCAGCATCATCATCAGTGTCAACTTGTGCTGTGGATGCTGCGTTACCACCGATATCAGGTTCTACAGCAACCGTGTTCTGATCCTTAACTGGTTCATCATTGGGAGCAGCTTCTGGGGACTTTTCTTTTCTTGGTGTTTCCAAAATTGTGTCACTGGGAGCAGGACGCGGTTCCTGGTTAATTGGAACATCTTCACGCCTTAAAGAGACATTCACGCTAACTCTAGGCTGTACAACGTTTGGTTCCAATGATTTATCTGGCGGACTTAATGGAAAGACTCCATCAATAACAATTGGTGAGGAACCCAGCATGGATAAGTTCTTGTTACTTAAGAAACTTGCAAATGAAACTGAGGTGGAACCAAGGAGCTGATCAACACAGCATAAGTGAACTTGTAGTGCAGAATTTTTGCTGAAATAAGCCTTCATGTGGTCAATGGTTGAACGAATTCTTATTGATGCCCGCTCTGGTGTGATTTCaggtgaaaaaatattgtgaaacACATCATTGGTTATATCACTGTCAAACAGTgagtagtaaaaaaagtaacCAGGATTAATCCCTGGTAACTGTTTATTACCAGGAATTAACTGCTCCAGATTAAAAGCAGATCCAAGGGTTACTGAGAGAACGTAGATTACAGATTGTGGACCTCTATGACCAATTTGAAAGCAGCCTTCTTCCTCATCCAAAACCGGAGTCACATTATCCACAACATTAATTGGTACAGTGCGCGCAGGTGCTTCCTGTGCTTTAAATGGAGCTTGTTTTGGTTCATCAGCCTCCAGTATCATTGATATTTTAACAGAGGGTTTTGGCCGAGAGTACTTAGTGTTTAGCAGCGTGTACCATTTTTCAGCTTGTGCCTTTAATTGTGCCCCTCTGAGATCCAGTACAATGTAGCCAACGTTTTCTCTTGTATCAGTAGCAAGATCAATGGCAAAGCATTGCAGCTTGATAGGTGTTCTATGCATTCTATGCTGGTGCAGTGATTTCTTA
Proteins encoded in this window:
- the LOC100178293 gene encoding centrosomal protein of 120 kDa; translated protein: MQKEGYLVVVSVLEGRNFPSRPKHNIVIECKFDGELLATDPVSHSDSPSFTTELAWEMDKKSLHQHRMHRTPIKLQCFAIDLATDTRENVGYIVLDLRGAQLKAQAEKWYTLLNTKYSRPKPSVKISMILEADEPKQAPFKAQEAPARTVPINVVDNVTPVLDEEEGCFQIGHRGPQSVIYVLSVTLGSAFNLEQLIPGNKQLPGINPGYFFYYSLFDSDITNDVFHNIFSPEITPERASIRIRSTIDHMKAYFSKNSALQVHLCCVDQLLGSTSVSFASFLSNKNLSMLGSSPIVIDGVFPLSPPDKSLEPNVVQPRVSVNVSLRREDVPINQEPRPAPSDTILETPRKEKSPEAAPNDEPVKDQNTVAVEPDIGGNAASTAQVDTDDDAASIHSERSHQSTAAKDPQSTPPPPQMLTVEDNSLATTETHTDIPGPTQHFRFSLDIKTISVLALPHACNVFVKYSYPFFGSFAPVMTGPVQVFKNSDVIVPRSLCVFDFACTHKLLTGTFRSLPITLELWHRDKETDDVLLGTSILTLSELLTTEKVKIQINQNGNKVQGIRQTRRGAIPVLTNTKKRIADLNLIATFEDLGQVLDQNIIRPQQKQSSQASDQQNIPKPNLKEKPEPENPRESNEYKAAIQLELWKSQEQEKFMKRMNELETQQIKVLTEEFKKRDKEREMLIAKRIAEYQQLENRLSQTNANLEKREMQVAATEQELSHIRVDMEREKERVVTEAKEATKRMKDDCIHQVQLERERRNVAEEQNKKLLKQINDIEQKYTELMAQFHEYKNQLSSRPEVRVEAELNLIRMEKAEVDRKLESITKSKLHYKQQWGRALKELAMMKKREQEHAMANLKQQQQELEALRLQYLAADEKKEMQNDQQKINEIQKELQLLKNDSGIKASIAIEPDQKLLKCEEINERVSRLIEERDTLLRTGVYNRSDRIISELDRQIKEEMQKQPKQ